Proteins found in one Candidatus Amarolinea dominans genomic segment:
- a CDS encoding ATP-binding cassette domain-containing protein, whose amino-acid sequence MSQFRRLFAFVQPYRRRLAVMLAAVVLGSILSLAGPYALQFLIDAVFSRGDATLLNQITLILIGIFALQSVVYFVRGYLLATIGERVLADMRVTLFEHLQRLSLSFFNERRTGELVSRLTNDVTTVRGVVTADISTALSQTLTFIGAFILIIVTNWRLTVFMLVLIPLVMLIAILFGRRLRTLSTAVQDQLADATTVLEEAIGGVRVVQSFTREAYEVGRFRQSIQQTLLLAFKRIRLSSLFGPLASFMGFAAVISIFWFGGHEVLAGRLTAGQLLMFLILTLTIAGSIGQFSSLWTGLQEALGASRRLFEILDAQPEIADAPGAPPLPPVQGRITFEGVSFDYRDNPAGAAILTDITLDVQPGEVLALVGPSGAGKTTLVNLVPRFYDPTAGRICVDGFDIRTVQVHSLRSQIGIVPQETLLFGGSVRDNILYGRLGASEAEMIEAARAANAHDFILQLPNGYETIVGERGVKLSGGQRQRIAIARAILKNPRILLLDEATSSLDSESEGLVQEALEHLMRDRTSVVIAHRLSTIQNAHRIAVLEEGRLVELGTHEELMAQDGLYARLYRMQFKLDESPATTSISAADAGPVTTPRRRSFSFLPGLG is encoded by the coding sequence ATGAGTCAGTTCCGACGGCTGTTTGCGTTTGTGCAACCGTATCGCCGGCGTCTGGCGGTGATGCTGGCGGCGGTGGTTCTCGGCAGCATCCTGTCGCTGGCCGGCCCCTATGCCCTGCAATTCCTGATTGATGCGGTCTTCAGTCGCGGTGATGCCACGCTGCTCAATCAAATTACCCTGATCCTGATCGGTATCTTCGCCCTGCAAAGCGTCGTCTATTTCGTGCGCGGCTATCTGCTCGCCACCATTGGCGAACGCGTGCTGGCCGACATGCGCGTGACCCTGTTCGAACATCTGCAGCGCCTGTCGCTCAGCTTCTTCAACGAACGCCGCACCGGTGAGCTGGTCAGCCGCTTGACCAACGACGTGACCACGGTGCGCGGCGTCGTCACCGCGGACATCTCCACCGCGCTCTCGCAAACCCTGACCTTCATCGGCGCGTTCATCCTCATCATCGTCACCAACTGGCGCCTGACCGTCTTCATGCTGGTGCTGATTCCGCTGGTGATGCTCATTGCCATCCTCTTTGGCCGCCGTTTGCGCACGCTCTCCACCGCGGTGCAGGATCAACTGGCTGACGCGACCACCGTGCTCGAAGAGGCCATCGGCGGCGTGCGCGTGGTGCAATCGTTCACACGCGAAGCCTACGAGGTAGGCCGGTTTCGCCAGAGTATTCAGCAGACGCTGCTCCTGGCGTTCAAACGCATCCGCCTGAGCTCGCTCTTTGGCCCCCTGGCGTCCTTCATGGGCTTTGCCGCCGTGATCTCCATCTTCTGGTTCGGAGGGCACGAGGTGTTGGCCGGCCGCCTGACCGCCGGGCAACTGCTGATGTTCCTCATCCTCACCCTGACCATTGCCGGCTCCATCGGTCAGTTTAGCAGCCTGTGGACCGGCCTGCAAGAGGCGCTCGGCGCCAGTCGGCGCCTGTTCGAGATTCTCGACGCGCAGCCGGAGATCGCCGATGCGCCCGGCGCGCCGCCGCTGCCGCCGGTGCAGGGGCGTATCACCTTCGAGGGGGTATCGTTTGACTATCGGGATAACCCCGCCGGCGCCGCCATCCTGACTGACATCACCCTGGATGTGCAGCCTGGCGAGGTGCTGGCGCTGGTCGGCCCCAGCGGCGCCGGCAAGACGACCCTGGTCAACCTGGTTCCCCGCTTCTACGATCCGACGGCCGGCCGCATCTGCGTAGACGGGTTCGACATCCGCACGGTGCAGGTTCACAGCCTGCGCAGCCAGATCGGCATCGTGCCGCAGGAGACGCTGCTGTTCGGCGGCAGCGTGCGCGACAACATCCTCTACGGCCGCCTGGGCGCCAGCGAGGCGGAGATGATCGAAGCGGCGCGCGCGGCCAATGCGCACGACTTCATCTTGCAGCTCCCCAACGGCTATGAGACCATCGTGGGCGAGCGCGGGGTCAAGCTCAGCGGCGGCCAGCGCCAGCGCATCGCCATTGCCCGCGCCATCCTCAAGAACCCGCGCATTCTCCTGCTGGACGAAGCCACCTCGTCGCTGGACAGCGAAAGCGAGGGCCTGGTGCAGGAGGCGCTGGAGCACCTGATGCGCGACCGCACCAGCGTGGTCATTGCGCACCGGCTGTCCACGATTCAGAACGCGCATCGCATCGCGGTTTTGGAAGAGGGCCGCCTGGTGGAGTTGGGTACGCACGAGGAATTGATGGCGCAGGATGGCCTGTACGCGCGCCTCTACCGCATGCAGTTCAAGCTCGACGAATCGCCGGCCACAACCTCCATCAGCGCCGCCGACGCTGGGCCGGTCACAACACCCCGCCGGCGCTCCTTCAGCTTCCTCCCCGGCCTGGGCTGA